A genomic stretch from Prionailurus bengalensis isolate Pbe53 chromosome E2, Fcat_Pben_1.1_paternal_pri, whole genome shotgun sequence includes:
- the CE2H19orf47 gene encoding uncharacterized protein C19orf47 homolog isoform X5, translating into MVSVTMATSEWIQFFKEAGIPPGPAVNYAVMFVDNRIQKSMLLDLNKEIMNELGVTVVGDIIAILKHAKVVHRQDMCKAATESVPCSPSPLPGEIRRGTSSAASRMIANSLNRDSPPGTPPRRPDTSTSKISVTVSNKMAAKTAKAAAALARREEESLAVPTKRRRVTAEMEGKYIINMPKGTTPRTRKILEQQQAAKGLHRTSVFDRLGAETKADTTTGNKPTGVFSRLGATPEMDEDLAWDSDNDSSSSVLQYAGVLKKLGRGPAKSSPQPALTVKAKATSSATTAATPTLRRLALSSRPGLERKPESLSKGSIIQRLGKAALVPEAQDSQVTSTKNVDSEAQKTSQVFCLQSPARE; encoded by the exons CCACTTCCGAGTGGATCCAGTTCTTTAAGGAAGCCGGCATTCCTCCTGGGCCTGCTGTCAATTACGCCGTGATGTTTGTGGATAATAG GATCCAGAAGAGCATGCTGCTGGATCTCAACAAAGAGATCATGAATGAGCTGGGCGTGACTGTGGTGGGCGACATCATCGCCATCCTCAAGCATGCCAAGGTGGTGCACCGCCAG gaCATGTGCAAAGCTGCCACTGAGTCCGtgccctgcagccccagccccctcccaggcGAGATTCGCCGAGGCACCTCTAGCG CTGCCTCTCGAATGATTGCTAACAGTCTGAACCGTGACTCCCCACCCGGCACTCCACCGAGGCGGCCGGACACCAGCACCTCCAAGATCTCAGTCACCGTGTCCAACAAGATGGCAGCGAAGACTGCCAAGGCTGCCG cagCCCTGGCCCGCCGCGAAGAGGAGAGCCTGGCCGTTCCCACCAAGCGGCGCCGGGTCACTGCCGAGATGGAGGGGAAATACATCATCAACATGCCCAAAGGCACCACCCCCCGGACCCGTAAGATCCTGGAGCAGCAGCAGGCGGCAAAAG GTCTCCACAGGACGTCCGTGTTCGACCGCCTCGGCGCCGAGACCAAGGCAGACACGACAACAGGGAATAAA CCCACAGGAGTCTTCAGCCGCCTGGGGGCCACCCCAGAGATGGACGAGGATCTGGCTTGGGACAGCGACAATGACAGCAGCAGCTCTGTCCTGCAGTATGCCGGGGTCCTGAAGAAGCTGGGCCGGGGCCCAGCCAAGTCCAGTCCCCAGCCAGCACTGACTGTCAAAGCTAAGGCCACAAGTTCGGCCACAACGGCTGCCACCCCAACACTGCGGCGTCTGGCCCTTTCCTCACGCCCTGGACTCGAGAGGAAGCCAGAGTCCCTGTCCAAAGGCAGCATCATCCAGAGACTGGGCAAGGCTGCCCTTGTGCCTGAGGCCCAGGACAGCCAGGTCACGAGCACCAAGA atgtggatTCAGAGGCACAGAAAACCAGTCAAGTCTTCTGCCTACAATCACCAGCAAGGGAATGA
- the CE2H19orf47 gene encoding uncharacterized protein C19orf47 homolog isoform X4, which yields MVSVTMATSEWIQFFKEAGIPPGPAVNYAVMFVDNRIQKSMLLDLNKEIMNELGVTVVGDIIAILKHAKVVHRQDMCKAATESVPCSPSPLPGEIRRGTSSAASRMIANSLNRDSPPGTPPRRPDTSTSKISVTVSNKMAAKTAKAAALARREEESLAVPTKRRRVTAEMEGKYIINMPKGTTPRTRKILEQQQAAKGLHRTSVFDRLGAETKADTTTGNKPTGVFSRLGATPEMDEDLAWDSDNDSSSSVLQYAGVLKKLGRGPAKSSPQPALTVKAKATSSATTAATPTLRRLALSSRPGLERKPESLSKGSIIQRLGKAALVPEAQDSQVTSTKSPTVRCVLPDPPAPPASQRPRRRWRRACRDC from the exons CCACTTCCGAGTGGATCCAGTTCTTTAAGGAAGCCGGCATTCCTCCTGGGCCTGCTGTCAATTACGCCGTGATGTTTGTGGATAATAG GATCCAGAAGAGCATGCTGCTGGATCTCAACAAAGAGATCATGAATGAGCTGGGCGTGACTGTGGTGGGCGACATCATCGCCATCCTCAAGCATGCCAAGGTGGTGCACCGCCAG gaCATGTGCAAAGCTGCCACTGAGTCCGtgccctgcagccccagccccctcccaggcGAGATTCGCCGAGGCACCTCTAGCG CTGCCTCTCGAATGATTGCTAACAGTCTGAACCGTGACTCCCCACCCGGCACTCCACCGAGGCGGCCGGACACCAGCACCTCCAAGATCTCAGTCACCGTGTCCAACAAGATGGCAGCGAAGACTGCCAAGGCTGCCG CCCTGGCCCGCCGCGAAGAGGAGAGCCTGGCCGTTCCCACCAAGCGGCGCCGGGTCACTGCCGAGATGGAGGGGAAATACATCATCAACATGCCCAAAGGCACCACCCCCCGGACCCGTAAGATCCTGGAGCAGCAGCAGGCGGCAAAAG GTCTCCACAGGACGTCCGTGTTCGACCGCCTCGGCGCCGAGACCAAGGCAGACACGACAACAGGGAATAAA CCCACAGGAGTCTTCAGCCGCCTGGGGGCCACCCCAGAGATGGACGAGGATCTGGCTTGGGACAGCGACAATGACAGCAGCAGCTCTGTCCTGCAGTATGCCGGGGTCCTGAAGAAGCTGGGCCGGGGCCCAGCCAAGTCCAGTCCCCAGCCAGCACTGACTGTCAAAGCTAAGGCCACAAGTTCGGCCACAACGGCTGCCACCCCAACACTGCGGCGTCTGGCCCTTTCCTCACGCCCTGGACTCGAGAGGAAGCCAGAGTCCCTGTCCAAAGGCAGCATCATCCAGAGACTGGGCAAGGCTGCCCTTGTGCCTGAGGCCCAGGACAGCCAGGTCACGAGCACCAAGA GCCCGACTGTGCGCTGCGTCCTGCCTGACCCTCCTGCGCCTCCGGCCTCCCAGCGGCCCCGTCGACGGTGGCGTCGAGCCTGTAGAGACTGTTAG
- the CE2H19orf47 gene encoding uncharacterized protein C19orf47 homolog isoform X1, with product MVSVTMATSEWIQFFKEAGIPPGPAVNYAVMFVDNRIQKSMLLDLNKEIMNELGVTVVGDIIAILKHAKVVHRQDMCKAATESVPCSPSPLPGEIRRGTSSAASRMIANSLNRDSPPGTPPRRPDTSTSKISVTVSNKMAAKTAKAAAALARREEESLAVPTKRRRVTAEMEGKYIINMPKGTTPRTRKILEQQQAAKGLHRTSVFDRLGAETKADTTTGNKPTGVFSRLGATPEMDEDLAWDSDNDSSSSVLQYAGVLKKLGRGPAKSSPQPALTVKAKATSSATTAATPTLRRLALSSRPGLERKPESLSKGSIIQRLGKAALVPEAQDSQVTSTKSKSSAEVKVTIKRTLVGPRGNSSSEGLGAQMDHAGTVSVFKRLGRRTF from the exons CCACTTCCGAGTGGATCCAGTTCTTTAAGGAAGCCGGCATTCCTCCTGGGCCTGCTGTCAATTACGCCGTGATGTTTGTGGATAATAG GATCCAGAAGAGCATGCTGCTGGATCTCAACAAAGAGATCATGAATGAGCTGGGCGTGACTGTGGTGGGCGACATCATCGCCATCCTCAAGCATGCCAAGGTGGTGCACCGCCAG gaCATGTGCAAAGCTGCCACTGAGTCCGtgccctgcagccccagccccctcccaggcGAGATTCGCCGAGGCACCTCTAGCG CTGCCTCTCGAATGATTGCTAACAGTCTGAACCGTGACTCCCCACCCGGCACTCCACCGAGGCGGCCGGACACCAGCACCTCCAAGATCTCAGTCACCGTGTCCAACAAGATGGCAGCGAAGACTGCCAAGGCTGCCG cagCCCTGGCCCGCCGCGAAGAGGAGAGCCTGGCCGTTCCCACCAAGCGGCGCCGGGTCACTGCCGAGATGGAGGGGAAATACATCATCAACATGCCCAAAGGCACCACCCCCCGGACCCGTAAGATCCTGGAGCAGCAGCAGGCGGCAAAAG GTCTCCACAGGACGTCCGTGTTCGACCGCCTCGGCGCCGAGACCAAGGCAGACACGACAACAGGGAATAAA CCCACAGGAGTCTTCAGCCGCCTGGGGGCCACCCCAGAGATGGACGAGGATCTGGCTTGGGACAGCGACAATGACAGCAGCAGCTCTGTCCTGCAGTATGCCGGGGTCCTGAAGAAGCTGGGCCGGGGCCCAGCCAAGTCCAGTCCCCAGCCAGCACTGACTGTCAAAGCTAAGGCCACAAGTTCGGCCACAACGGCTGCCACCCCAACACTGCGGCGTCTGGCCCTTTCCTCACGCCCTGGACTCGAGAGGAAGCCAGAGTCCCTGTCCAAAGGCAGCATCATCCAGAGACTGGGCAAGGCTGCCCTTGTGCCTGAGGCCCAGGACAGCCAGGTCACGAGCACCAAGAGTAAGTCCTCAGCCGAGGTCAAGGTCACCATTAAGAGGACTCTGGTGGGGCCCCGGGGGAACAGCTCCAGCGAGGGCCTGGGTGCCCAGATGGACCATGCGGGCACAGTGAGCGTGTTCAAAAGACTGGGCCGCAGGACCTTCTAG
- the CE2H19orf47 gene encoding uncharacterized protein C19orf47 homolog isoform X2, with protein MVSVTMATSEWIQFFKEAGIPPGPAVNYAVMFVDNRIQKSMLLDLNKEIMNELGVTVVGDIIAILKHAKVVHRQDMCKAATESVPCSPSPLPGEIRRGTSSAASRMIANSLNRDSPPGTPPRRPDTSTSKISVTVSNKMAAKTAKAAALARREEESLAVPTKRRRVTAEMEGKYIINMPKGTTPRTRKILEQQQAAKGLHRTSVFDRLGAETKADTTTGNKPTGVFSRLGATPEMDEDLAWDSDNDSSSSVLQYAGVLKKLGRGPAKSSPQPALTVKAKATSSATTAATPTLRRLALSSRPGLERKPESLSKGSIIQRLGKAALVPEAQDSQVTSTKSKSSAEVKVTIKRTLVGPRGNSSSEGLGAQMDHAGTVSVFKRLGRRTF; from the exons CCACTTCCGAGTGGATCCAGTTCTTTAAGGAAGCCGGCATTCCTCCTGGGCCTGCTGTCAATTACGCCGTGATGTTTGTGGATAATAG GATCCAGAAGAGCATGCTGCTGGATCTCAACAAAGAGATCATGAATGAGCTGGGCGTGACTGTGGTGGGCGACATCATCGCCATCCTCAAGCATGCCAAGGTGGTGCACCGCCAG gaCATGTGCAAAGCTGCCACTGAGTCCGtgccctgcagccccagccccctcccaggcGAGATTCGCCGAGGCACCTCTAGCG CTGCCTCTCGAATGATTGCTAACAGTCTGAACCGTGACTCCCCACCCGGCACTCCACCGAGGCGGCCGGACACCAGCACCTCCAAGATCTCAGTCACCGTGTCCAACAAGATGGCAGCGAAGACTGCCAAGGCTGCCG CCCTGGCCCGCCGCGAAGAGGAGAGCCTGGCCGTTCCCACCAAGCGGCGCCGGGTCACTGCCGAGATGGAGGGGAAATACATCATCAACATGCCCAAAGGCACCACCCCCCGGACCCGTAAGATCCTGGAGCAGCAGCAGGCGGCAAAAG GTCTCCACAGGACGTCCGTGTTCGACCGCCTCGGCGCCGAGACCAAGGCAGACACGACAACAGGGAATAAA CCCACAGGAGTCTTCAGCCGCCTGGGGGCCACCCCAGAGATGGACGAGGATCTGGCTTGGGACAGCGACAATGACAGCAGCAGCTCTGTCCTGCAGTATGCCGGGGTCCTGAAGAAGCTGGGCCGGGGCCCAGCCAAGTCCAGTCCCCAGCCAGCACTGACTGTCAAAGCTAAGGCCACAAGTTCGGCCACAACGGCTGCCACCCCAACACTGCGGCGTCTGGCCCTTTCCTCACGCCCTGGACTCGAGAGGAAGCCAGAGTCCCTGTCCAAAGGCAGCATCATCCAGAGACTGGGCAAGGCTGCCCTTGTGCCTGAGGCCCAGGACAGCCAGGTCACGAGCACCAAGAGTAAGTCCTCAGCCGAGGTCAAGGTCACCATTAAGAGGACTCTGGTGGGGCCCCGGGGGAACAGCTCCAGCGAGGGCCTGGGTGCCCAGATGGACCATGCGGGCACAGTGAGCGTGTTCAAAAGACTGGGCCGCAGGACCTTCTAG
- the CE2H19orf47 gene encoding uncharacterized protein C19orf47 homolog isoform X3: protein MVSVTMATSEWIQFFKEAGIPPGPAVNYAVMFVDNRIQKSMLLDLNKEIMNELGVTVVGDIIAILKHAKVVHRQDMCKAATESVPCSPSPLPGEIRRGTSSAASRMIANSLNRDSPPGTPPRRPDTSTSKISVTVSNKMAAKTAKAAAALARREEESLAVPTKRRRVTAEMEGKYIINMPKGTTPRTRKILEQQQAAKGLHRTSVFDRLGAETKADTTTGNKPTGVFSRLGATPEMDEDLAWDSDNDSSSSVLQYAGVLKKLGRGPAKSSPQPALTVKAKATSSATTAATPTLRRLALSSRPGLERKPESLSKGSIIQRLGKAALVPEAQDSQVTSTKSPTVRCVLPDPPAPPASQRPRRRWRRACRDC from the exons CCACTTCCGAGTGGATCCAGTTCTTTAAGGAAGCCGGCATTCCTCCTGGGCCTGCTGTCAATTACGCCGTGATGTTTGTGGATAATAG GATCCAGAAGAGCATGCTGCTGGATCTCAACAAAGAGATCATGAATGAGCTGGGCGTGACTGTGGTGGGCGACATCATCGCCATCCTCAAGCATGCCAAGGTGGTGCACCGCCAG gaCATGTGCAAAGCTGCCACTGAGTCCGtgccctgcagccccagccccctcccaggcGAGATTCGCCGAGGCACCTCTAGCG CTGCCTCTCGAATGATTGCTAACAGTCTGAACCGTGACTCCCCACCCGGCACTCCACCGAGGCGGCCGGACACCAGCACCTCCAAGATCTCAGTCACCGTGTCCAACAAGATGGCAGCGAAGACTGCCAAGGCTGCCG cagCCCTGGCCCGCCGCGAAGAGGAGAGCCTGGCCGTTCCCACCAAGCGGCGCCGGGTCACTGCCGAGATGGAGGGGAAATACATCATCAACATGCCCAAAGGCACCACCCCCCGGACCCGTAAGATCCTGGAGCAGCAGCAGGCGGCAAAAG GTCTCCACAGGACGTCCGTGTTCGACCGCCTCGGCGCCGAGACCAAGGCAGACACGACAACAGGGAATAAA CCCACAGGAGTCTTCAGCCGCCTGGGGGCCACCCCAGAGATGGACGAGGATCTGGCTTGGGACAGCGACAATGACAGCAGCAGCTCTGTCCTGCAGTATGCCGGGGTCCTGAAGAAGCTGGGCCGGGGCCCAGCCAAGTCCAGTCCCCAGCCAGCACTGACTGTCAAAGCTAAGGCCACAAGTTCGGCCACAACGGCTGCCACCCCAACACTGCGGCGTCTGGCCCTTTCCTCACGCCCTGGACTCGAGAGGAAGCCAGAGTCCCTGTCCAAAGGCAGCATCATCCAGAGACTGGGCAAGGCTGCCCTTGTGCCTGAGGCCCAGGACAGCCAGGTCACGAGCACCAAGA GCCCGACTGTGCGCTGCGTCCTGCCTGACCCTCCTGCGCCTCCGGCCTCCCAGCGGCCCCGTCGACGGTGGCGTCGAGCCTGTAGAGACTGTTAG